One genomic segment of Helicobacter pylori NQ4053 includes these proteins:
- the nusA gene encoding transcription termination factor NusA, which translates to MEKISDLIECIAYEKNLPKEMISKVIQGCLLKMAQNELDPLARYLVVEENKQLQLIQLVEVLEDDDERLINDPSKYISLSKAKEMDPSVKIKDKLSYSLSLESMKQGAINRLFKDLQYQLEKALEDSHFEAFQKRLNSVLMGQVILVDKNQNTFIEIEQQFQGVLSMRHRIKGESFKIGDSIKAVLTQVKRTKKGLLLELSRTTPKMLEALLELEVPEIKDKEIEIIHCARIPGNRAKVSFFSHNARIDPIGAAVGVKGVRINAISNELNKENIDCIEYSNVPEIYTTLALAPAKILSVEIKKIPIEELSAEEKESVQERFIVNNHLQKAKVRLLDIEKSKAIGKGGVNVCLASMLTGYHIEFETIPSVKENAENESEKETQKVGVEALESLFKN; encoded by the coding sequence ATGGAAAAAATCAGCGATCTTATAGAATGCATTGCGTATGAAAAAAATTTGCCTAAAGAGATGATTTCAAAAGTGATTCAAGGCTGTTTGTTAAAAATGGCGCAAAATGAGTTAGACCCCCTAGCGCGCTACTTGGTGGTTGAAGAAAACAAGCAGCTCCAGCTTATCCAGTTGGTGGAAGTTTTAGAAGACGATGATGAAAGGTTAATTAACGATCCTTCTAAATACATCAGCCTGTCTAAAGCCAAAGAAATGGATCCAAGCGTTAAAATTAAAGACAAATTGTCCTATAGCTTGAGTTTGGAGAGCATGAAGCAAGGAGCGATCAACCGCCTTTTTAAAGATTTGCAATACCAGTTAGAAAAAGCGTTAGAAGACAGCCACTTTGAAGCGTTTCAAAAGCGTCTTAACAGCGTTTTAATGGGGCAAGTGATTTTAGTGGATAAAAATCAAAACACTTTTATTGAGATTGAGCAGCAATTCCAGGGCGTTCTTTCCATGCGCCATCGCATCAAGGGCGAGAGTTTTAAAATAGGCGATAGCATCAAGGCAGTTTTAACGCAAGTCAAGCGCACGAAAAAGGGCTTATTACTAGAGCTGAGCCGCACCACCCCTAAAATGCTTGAAGCTTTGTTGGAATTAGAAGTCCCTGAAATTAAAGATAAAGAAATTGAAATCATCCATTGCGCGCGAATCCCAGGCAACAGAGCGAAAGTGAGCTTTTTTTCCCATAACGCTAGGATTGACCCCATAGGCGCGGCTGTGGGGGTTAAGGGCGTGCGCATTAATGCGATCAGTAACGAATTGAATAAAGAAAACATTGATTGCATAGAGTATTCTAATGTGCCTGAAATTTATACCACTTTAGCGCTCGCTCCAGCCAAAATTTTAAGCGTTGAAATTAAAAAAATCCCTATAGAAGAATTGAGTGCTGAAGAAAAAGAATCCGTTCAAGAGCGTTTTATTGTCAATAACCATTTGCAAAAGGCTAAAGTGCGTTTATTGGACATTGAAAAATCTAAGGCTATCGGTAAAGGCGGGGTGAATGTGTGTTTAGCGTCCATGCTTACAGGCTATCACATAGAGTTTGAAACCATTCCTAGCGTCAAAGAAAACGCAGAAAATGAAAGCGAAAAAGAAACGCAAAAAGTAGGGGTAGAAGCTTTAGAATCTTTGTTTAAGAATTAA
- a CDS encoding site-specific DNA-methyltransferase, whose amino-acid sequence MNAAFKERRFILVQLDEKIDPKKNKSAYDFCLNTLKSTSPSIFDITEERIKRAGAKIKEACPDLDVGFRAFEIVDDETHANDKNLGEAHQKDLFAYSNPKKRETQTILIKLLGCEGLELTTPIICLIENALYLALNTAFIVGDIEMSEVLENLKDKGVEKISVYMPAISNDRLCLELGSNLLDLKLESGDLKIRG is encoded by the coding sequence TTGAACGCCGCATTTAAAGAAAGGCGCTTCATTCTCGTCCAATTAGATGAAAAAATTGATCCCAAGAAAAACAAAAGCGCTTATGATTTTTGTTTAAACACCTTAAAATCCACCTCCCCGAGCATTTTTGACATCACCGAAGAAAGGATTAAAAGAGCGGGGGCTAAAATAAAAGAAGCTTGCCCCGATTTAGATGTGGGGTTTAGAGCGTTTGAAATCGTTGATGATGAAACGCATGCTAACGATAAAAATCTGGGCGAAGCCCATCAAAAGGATTTGTTCGCTTATTCTAACCCAAAAAAAAGAGAAACTCAAACGATTTTAATCAAGCTTTTAGGCTGCGAGGGTTTGGAACTCACCACCCCTATAATTTGCTTGATTGAAAACGCCTTGTATCTGGCTTTAAATACGGCTTTCATTGTGGGGGATATAGAAATGAGCGAAGTTTTAGAAAACTTGAAAGATAAAGGGGTGGAAAAAATCAGCGTGTATATGCCCGCTATCAGTAACGACAGGCTGTGTTTGGAATTGGGCAGTAATTTGTTGGATTTGAAATTAGAGAGCGGCGATTTAAAGATTAGGGGGTAG
- a CDS encoding TaqI-like C-terminal specificity domain-containing protein, translating into MLSHKDKLLKRNKDETGKRYEWYCLQRWAASYLQDFEKEKIVYPCIMAKEPCFVYEEKGFYAPAPANIITGDKIEIKYLTALLNSKCIYFAMRKFYMGGGIEGELKTNNLEKIPIPKITEKNQELADKITDYAEQILQSKEKDPKANTQELEKEIDALVYQLYNLTDEEIKTIEEGQ; encoded by the coding sequence TTGCTTTCACATAAAGATAAACTTTTAAAACGCAATAAAGATGAAACCGGAAAGAGATATGAATGGTATTGCCTACAAAGGTGGGCGGCAAGCTATTTGCAAGATTTTGAAAAAGAGAAAATTGTGTATCCTTGTATTATGGCTAAAGAGCCTTGTTTTGTTTATGAAGAAAAAGGATTTTATGCTCCAGCACCTGCAAATATTATTACAGGCGATAAGATAGAGATAAAATACCTTACAGCTTTACTAAACTCTAAATGCATTTATTTTGCTATGCGTAAGTTTTATATGGGAGGGGGTATTGAGGGCGAGTTAAAAACAAATAATTTAGAAAAAATACCCATTCCTAAAATCACCGAAAAAAACCAAGAATTAGCCGATAAAATCACCGATTACGCAGAGCAAATCCTACAATCAAAAGAAAAAGACCCTAAAGCCAACACCCAAGAATTAGAAAAGGAAATTGACGCCTTAGTCTATCAGCTCTACAACCTCACCGATGAAGAAATTAAAACCATTGAAGAGGGGCAGTGA